Proteins co-encoded in one Syngnathoides biaculeatus isolate LvHL_M chromosome 22, ASM1980259v1, whole genome shotgun sequence genomic window:
- the LOC133496104 gene encoding alpha-N-acetylgalactosaminide alpha-2,6-sialyltransferase 1-like produces the protein MAFHTSKIFTWLFFIFVGTVFFVLYQENLTVNINWTTFSRNFETVVTKWNREQAAPGPIALNATAPAKWVTSMPVTEFEGERENVSTRGVVVVVPVPVPETPMPILLKKDFSKLPVWDFEDVYNQDAAPPNGSCRESLRNSKEKSFMEAFLPNIRLFLHKSNINMSEWNRLSHFNNPFGFMGFSYNDVISSVKLIPEPKEPLLSPKPGGDGCIRCAVVGTAGILNGSKMGKEIDAHDYVFRMNGAVIKGYEEDVGNKTSVYVHTAHSITMSLYLFKKYGYKSAPHDEGIKYVMIPEGMRDFQWLQGLLRGERVSLGSYKNKRPRTYYTGQYNESRFYVLHQDFLRYVRNRFLKSPHLNGRYWTIVRPTNGAFTIFLALHTCDRVDVYGFMTRDYAKYSNYYFEKHDKSRVIFYANHDYILEMKTWEKLHNDKILRLYQRNEKEPPPTKT, from the exons ATGGCCTTCCACACATCCAAGATTTTTACTTGGCTGTTTTTCATCTTCGTTGGGACTGTCTTTTTTGTTCTATATCAAGAAAATCTAACAGTCAACATCAA CTGGACCACATTCTCAAGGAACTTTGAGACTGTCGTCACAAAATGGAATCGTGAGCAAGCAGCCCCCGGACCGATCGCCTTAAACGCTACAGCACCCGCCAAGTGGGTAACCTCAATGCCCGTCACGGAGTTTGAAGGCGAGAGAGAAAACGTGTCCAcccgcggcgtcgtcgtcgtcgtccccgTCCCCGTCCCCGAGACCCCCATGCCCATCCTCCTGAAAAAAGACTTCTCCAAACTTCCCGTCTGGGACTTTGAGGATGTGTACAATCAGGATGCTGCACCTCCAAACGGC AGTTGCCGGGAATCGCTGCGGAATTCCAAGGAGAAGAGTTTCATGGAGGCTTTCCTTCCAAATATACGTTTGTTCCTCCATAAGAGCAACATTAACATGAGCGAGTGGAACAGGCTCTCCCATTTCAACAATCCTTTTGGCTTCATGGGATTCTCTTACAACG atgtAATCTCCTCAGTCAAGTTGATCCCAGAACCAAAGGAGCCCCTCCTGTCTCCAAAGCCAGGCGGCGATGGTTGCATTCGTTGTGCCGTTGTGGGTACCGCCGGCATCCTGAACGGCTCCAAAATGGGGAAAGAAATTGACGCGCACGATTATGTCTTCAG GATGAACGGCGCCGTCATCAAGGGTTACGAGGAGGACGTGGGGAACAAGACGTCCGTCTACGTCCACACGGCGCACTCCATCACCATGTCTCTATATCTCTTCAAGAAATACGGCTACAAGTCGGCCCCCCACGACGAG GGCATCAAGTATGTGATGATTCCAGAGGGCATGCGGGACTTCCAGTGGCTCCAAGGACTCCTCAGGGGCGAAAGGGTGTCGCTTGGCTCCTACAAAAACAAACG GCCCCGGACGTATTACACGGGGCAGTACAACGAGAGCCGCTTTTACGTCCTGCACCAGGACTTTCTGCGATATGTGCGAAACAG GTTCTTGAAGTCCCCCCACCTGAACGGACGATACTGGACAATAGTCCGACCGACGAATGGTGCTTTTACAATCTTCCTAGCTCTCCACACATGTGATAGa GTCGACGTGTACGGCTTCATGACGAGAGACTACGCTAAGTACTCCAACTACTATTTCGAGAAGCACGACAAGAGTCGCGTGATTTTTTATGCCAATCATGACTACATTCTGGAAATGAAAACCTGGGAGAAGCTTCACAATGACAAAATCCTGCGGCTGTACCAAAGAAATGAAAAGGAACCCCCGCCAACAAAAACGTAA
- the LOC133496102 gene encoding alpha-N-acetylgalactosaminide alpha-2,6-sialyltransferase 1-like isoform X2, whose protein sequence is MPCLTSPTKLTSTLVLTVFHQQLVFVVHLCCFGCCSPTGLMQLSHQVKGDAMVLHTSRMFTWLLVVSIVIVFSVLYQRNLSVNISWTTFSEKLKVVVAEPWVETIAPNWVNEENATGGTAVLNRTSHAECVKPLNVTSFGNVTAYIPMRVVSPETPIPILLKTNFSKLPSWDFEDVYNQDAALRNTTCRQSLRNSKDESFKKAFLPNIRLFLHKGNINMSEWNRLSHFNNPFGFMGFSYKDVMSPVKLIPEPKEPLLSLKPAGDGCIHCAVVGNGGILNGSKKGNEIDSHDYVFRMNGAVTKGYEEDVGNKTSVYVHTAHSITASLSLFKKYGYKSVPHDEGIKYVMIPEGMRDFQWLGGLLRGERVPLGPFRKKWPRTYYMGQFNESRFYVLHQDFLRYVRNRFLKSPHLNKRSWAILRPTNGAFTLFLALHTCDTVDAYGFMTRDYTKYSNYYFQRQIKTRVTFFANHDYKLEMRTWEKLHNSTIICLYQRSEK, encoded by the exons ATGCCCTGCCTTACCTCGCCGACCAAACTCACCAGCACACTAGTGTTGACCGTATTCCATCAGCAGCTGGTTTTTGTGGtccatttgtgttgttttggctGTTGTTCCCCGACTGGACTAATGCAGCTTAGCCACCAA GTGAAGGGTGACGCGATGGTCCTCCACACCTCCAGGATGTTTACTTGGCTGCTCGTCGTCTCCATCGTCATTGTATTTTCCGTTTTATATCAGAGAAACTTGTCAGTAAACATAAG CTGGACCACTTTTTCTGAGAAACTTAAAGTAGTTGTAGCTGAACCCTGGGTTGAGACGATCGCCCCAAACTGGGTGAATGAAGAAAACGCCACCGGGGGCACCGCTGTCTTAAACAGAACATCGCACGCAGAGTGTGTGAAGCCCCTGAACGTCACATCATTTGGAAATGTGACGGCGTACATCCCCATGCGTGTGGTCAGCCCAGAGACCCCCATCCCCAttcttttgaagacaaacttctCCAAACTCCCGTCTTGGGATTTCGAGGACGTTTATAACCAGGATGCTGCACTCAGAAACACT ACGTGCCGACAATCTCTGAGGAATTccaaggacgagagcttcaagAAGGCTTTCCTTCCCAACATACGTTTGTTCCTACACAAGGGCAACATCAACATGAGCGAGTGGAACAGGCTCTCCCATTTCAACAACCCCTTTGGCTTCATGGGATTCTCTTACAAGG atGTTATGTCCCCGGTCAAGTTGATTCCCGAGCCGAAGGAGCCGCTCCTCTCTCTGAAGCCGGCCGGCGACGGTTGCATCCACTGCGCCGTGGTGGGCAACGGCGGCATCCTCAACGGCTCCAAGAAGGGAAACGAAATCGACTCGCACGATTACGTCTTTCG GATGAACGGTGCCGTCACCAAGGGCTACGAGGAAGACGTGGGGAACAAAACGTCCGTCTACGTCCACACGGCTCACTCCATCACTGCTTCGTTGAGTTTATTCAAGAAGTACGGGTACAAGTCGGTCCCACATGATGAG GGAATTAAGTATGTGATGATTCCCGAGGGCATGAGGGACTTCCAGTGGCTCGGAGGACTCCTCAGAGGCGAGAGGGTCCCGCTTGGCCCCTTCCGAAAAAAATG GCCGCGGACGTACTACATGGGGCAGTTCAACGAGAGCCGCTTTTACGTCCTGCATCAGGACTTCCTGCGATATGTGCGCAACAG GTTCTTGAAATCTCCGCACCTTAATAAACGTTCCTGGGCGATACTTCGACCAACCAACGGTGCTTTTACGCTATTCCTGGCTCTTCATACATGTGACACA GTGGATGCATACGGCTTCATGACGAGAGACTACACGAAGTACTCCAATTACTATTTCCAGAGGCAGATCAAAACCCGCGTGACTTTCTTCGCCAATCACGATTACAAGCTGGAAATGAGAACCTGGGAGAAACTGCACAACAGCACAATCATATGTCTGTACCAGAGAAGTGAGAAATAG
- the LOC133496102 gene encoding alpha-N-acetylgalactosaminide alpha-2,6-sialyltransferase 1-like isoform X1, translating to MPCLTSPTKLTSTLVLTVFHQQLVFVVHLCCFGCCSPTGLMQLSHQVKGDAMVLHTSRMFTWLLVVSIVIVFSVLYQRNLSVNISWTTFSEKLKVVVAEPWVETIAPNWVNEENATGGTAVLNRTSHAECVKPLNVTSFGNVTAYIPMRVVSPETPIPILLKTNFSKLPSWDFEDVYNQDAALRNTTCRQSLRNSKDESFKKAFLPNIRLFLHKGNINMSEWNRLSHFNNPFGFMGFSYKDVMSPVKLIPEPKEPLLSLKPAGDGCIHCAVVGNGGILNGSKKGNEIDSHDYVFRMNGAVTKGYEEDVGNKTSVYVHTAHSITASLSLFKKYGYKSVPHDEGIKYVMIPEGMRDFQWLGGLLRGERVPLGPFRKKWPRTYYMGQFNESRFYVLHQDFLRYVRNSRFLKSPHLNKRSWAILRPTNGAFTLFLALHTCDTVDAYGFMTRDYTKYSNYYFQRQIKTRVTFFANHDYKLEMRTWEKLHNSTIICLYQRSEK from the exons ATGCCCTGCCTTACCTCGCCGACCAAACTCACCAGCACACTAGTGTTGACCGTATTCCATCAGCAGCTGGTTTTTGTGGtccatttgtgttgttttggctGTTGTTCCCCGACTGGACTAATGCAGCTTAGCCACCAA GTGAAGGGTGACGCGATGGTCCTCCACACCTCCAGGATGTTTACTTGGCTGCTCGTCGTCTCCATCGTCATTGTATTTTCCGTTTTATATCAGAGAAACTTGTCAGTAAACATAAG CTGGACCACTTTTTCTGAGAAACTTAAAGTAGTTGTAGCTGAACCCTGGGTTGAGACGATCGCCCCAAACTGGGTGAATGAAGAAAACGCCACCGGGGGCACCGCTGTCTTAAACAGAACATCGCACGCAGAGTGTGTGAAGCCCCTGAACGTCACATCATTTGGAAATGTGACGGCGTACATCCCCATGCGTGTGGTCAGCCCAGAGACCCCCATCCCCAttcttttgaagacaaacttctCCAAACTCCCGTCTTGGGATTTCGAGGACGTTTATAACCAGGATGCTGCACTCAGAAACACT ACGTGCCGACAATCTCTGAGGAATTccaaggacgagagcttcaagAAGGCTTTCCTTCCCAACATACGTTTGTTCCTACACAAGGGCAACATCAACATGAGCGAGTGGAACAGGCTCTCCCATTTCAACAACCCCTTTGGCTTCATGGGATTCTCTTACAAGG atGTTATGTCCCCGGTCAAGTTGATTCCCGAGCCGAAGGAGCCGCTCCTCTCTCTGAAGCCGGCCGGCGACGGTTGCATCCACTGCGCCGTGGTGGGCAACGGCGGCATCCTCAACGGCTCCAAGAAGGGAAACGAAATCGACTCGCACGATTACGTCTTTCG GATGAACGGTGCCGTCACCAAGGGCTACGAGGAAGACGTGGGGAACAAAACGTCCGTCTACGTCCACACGGCTCACTCCATCACTGCTTCGTTGAGTTTATTCAAGAAGTACGGGTACAAGTCGGTCCCACATGATGAG GGAATTAAGTATGTGATGATTCCCGAGGGCATGAGGGACTTCCAGTGGCTCGGAGGACTCCTCAGAGGCGAGAGGGTCCCGCTTGGCCCCTTCCGAAAAAAATG GCCGCGGACGTACTACATGGGGCAGTTCAACGAGAGCCGCTTTTACGTCCTGCATCAGGACTTCCTGCGATATGTGCGCAACAG CAGGTTCTTGAAATCTCCGCACCTTAATAAACGTTCCTGGGCGATACTTCGACCAACCAACGGTGCTTTTACGCTATTCCTGGCTCTTCATACATGTGACACA GTGGATGCATACGGCTTCATGACGAGAGACTACACGAAGTACTCCAATTACTATTTCCAGAGGCAGATCAAAACCCGCGTGACTTTCTTCGCCAATCACGATTACAAGCTGGAAATGAGAACCTGGGAGAAACTGCACAACAGCACAATCATATGTCTGTACCAGAGAAGTGAGAAATAG
- the LOC133496102 gene encoding alpha-N-acetylgalactosaminide alpha-2,6-sialyltransferase 1-like isoform X3: MVLHTSRMFTWLLVVSIVIVFSVLYQRNLSVNISWTTFSEKLKVVVAEPWVETIAPNWVNEENATGGTAVLNRTSHAECVKPLNVTSFGNVTAYIPMRVVSPETPIPILLKTNFSKLPSWDFEDVYNQDAALRNTTCRQSLRNSKDESFKKAFLPNIRLFLHKGNINMSEWNRLSHFNNPFGFMGFSYKDVMSPVKLIPEPKEPLLSLKPAGDGCIHCAVVGNGGILNGSKKGNEIDSHDYVFRMNGAVTKGYEEDVGNKTSVYVHTAHSITASLSLFKKYGYKSVPHDEGIKYVMIPEGMRDFQWLGGLLRGERVPLGPFRKKWPRTYYMGQFNESRFYVLHQDFLRYVRNSRFLKSPHLNKRSWAILRPTNGAFTLFLALHTCDTVDAYGFMTRDYTKYSNYYFQRQIKTRVTFFANHDYKLEMRTWEKLHNSTIICLYQRSEK; this comes from the exons ATGGTCCTCCACACCTCCAGGATGTTTACTTGGCTGCTCGTCGTCTCCATCGTCATTGTATTTTCCGTTTTATATCAGAGAAACTTGTCAGTAAACATAAG CTGGACCACTTTTTCTGAGAAACTTAAAGTAGTTGTAGCTGAACCCTGGGTTGAGACGATCGCCCCAAACTGGGTGAATGAAGAAAACGCCACCGGGGGCACCGCTGTCTTAAACAGAACATCGCACGCAGAGTGTGTGAAGCCCCTGAACGTCACATCATTTGGAAATGTGACGGCGTACATCCCCATGCGTGTGGTCAGCCCAGAGACCCCCATCCCCAttcttttgaagacaaacttctCCAAACTCCCGTCTTGGGATTTCGAGGACGTTTATAACCAGGATGCTGCACTCAGAAACACT ACGTGCCGACAATCTCTGAGGAATTccaaggacgagagcttcaagAAGGCTTTCCTTCCCAACATACGTTTGTTCCTACACAAGGGCAACATCAACATGAGCGAGTGGAACAGGCTCTCCCATTTCAACAACCCCTTTGGCTTCATGGGATTCTCTTACAAGG atGTTATGTCCCCGGTCAAGTTGATTCCCGAGCCGAAGGAGCCGCTCCTCTCTCTGAAGCCGGCCGGCGACGGTTGCATCCACTGCGCCGTGGTGGGCAACGGCGGCATCCTCAACGGCTCCAAGAAGGGAAACGAAATCGACTCGCACGATTACGTCTTTCG GATGAACGGTGCCGTCACCAAGGGCTACGAGGAAGACGTGGGGAACAAAACGTCCGTCTACGTCCACACGGCTCACTCCATCACTGCTTCGTTGAGTTTATTCAAGAAGTACGGGTACAAGTCGGTCCCACATGATGAG GGAATTAAGTATGTGATGATTCCCGAGGGCATGAGGGACTTCCAGTGGCTCGGAGGACTCCTCAGAGGCGAGAGGGTCCCGCTTGGCCCCTTCCGAAAAAAATG GCCGCGGACGTACTACATGGGGCAGTTCAACGAGAGCCGCTTTTACGTCCTGCATCAGGACTTCCTGCGATATGTGCGCAACAG CAGGTTCTTGAAATCTCCGCACCTTAATAAACGTTCCTGGGCGATACTTCGACCAACCAACGGTGCTTTTACGCTATTCCTGGCTCTTCATACATGTGACACA GTGGATGCATACGGCTTCATGACGAGAGACTACACGAAGTACTCCAATTACTATTTCCAGAGGCAGATCAAAACCCGCGTGACTTTCTTCGCCAATCACGATTACAAGCTGGAAATGAGAACCTGGGAGAAACTGCACAACAGCACAATCATATGTCTGTACCAGAGAAGTGAGAAATAG
- the LOC133496105 gene encoding matrix-remodeling-associated protein 7-like encodes MDVTFILSAVIFTLLALVVATSLLNGSSRSSSSAPKRSYTPAGPVADADTAGEPAVKQNGHVPDTKQAKEAGDDWCELSGSSHDHWDVVKSVLSEEAQPHPPNEEPEPPTVVASPAERSSSSSASSLSVPRVDSRHTSFDSSSEASSGRGRRAFIGLSDQELLKCAFSYPQTDGEAESPDSNEKSELYVNNSLKYIPGKSRSHHMEMMMSKEELEEEQKVQREQLAAIFQLLKDNTETFGDVSEGDMEEQMRLYSI; translated from the exons ATGGATGTGACATTTATTTTATCGGCCGTAATCTTTACACTACTCGCTCTGGTGGTCGCTACGTCGCTGCTAAACGGATCCTCCCGGTCGTCATCGTCGGCTCCGAAGCGGAGTTATACCCCGGCGGGACCCGTCGCGGACGCCGACACGGCAGGCGAGCCGGCGGTCAAGCAGAACGGCCACGTACCGGACACCAAGCAAGCGAAGGAGGCGGGAGACGACTGGTGCGAGCTGAGCGGCAGCTCCCACGACCACTGGGACGTGGTCAAATCTGTGCTGTCG GAGGAGGCGCAACCTCATCCCCCCAACGAGGAGCCCGAGCCCCCGACGGTTGTGGCATCTCCGGCCGagcgctcctcctcctcgtcggcGTCCAGCCTGTCCGTGCCGCGGGTCGACTCCAGGCACACCAGTTTTGACTCGTCGTCCGAGGCCTCGTCGGGGCGTGGCCGGCGCGCCTTCATCGGGCTCTCGGACCAGGAGCTCCTAAAGTGTGCGTTCTCGTACCCGCAGACCGACGGAGAGGCAGAGAGCCCGGACAGCAACG AGAAATCGGAGCTCTACGTAAACAATTCCTTGAAGTACATCCCCGGAAAGTCGCGCTCCCACCACATGGAGATGATGATGTCCAaagaggagctggaggaggagcagaa GGTGCAGCGCGAGCAGCTGGCGGCCATTTTCCAACTGCTTAAGGACAACACGGAGACGTTCGGCGACGTCTCCGAGGGCGACATGGAGGAGCAGATGCGTCTCTACTCGAtctga
- the srsf2a gene encoding serine and arginine rich splicing factor 2a has translation MSSYGRPPPDVEGMTSLKVDNLTYRTSPETLRRVFEKYGRVGDVYIPRDRYTKESRGFAFVRFLDKRDAEDAMDAMDGALLDGRELRVQMARYGRPPDSMYSRRGAPPRRYEGRSASPRRRRRSRSRSRSRSRSRRRYSRSRSRSYSRSRSRSKSRTPRRSKSKTPSRSRSRTPASNRASRSRSKSKSRPKSPEDNGTEP, from the exons ATGAGCAGCTACGGTAGGCCGCCGCCAGACGTGGAGGGGATGACCTCCCTCAAAGTGGATAACCTGACTTACCGGACGTCGCCGGAGACGCTGCGCCGTGTGTTCGAGAAGTACGGCCGGGTGGGCGACGTGTACATCCCGCGGGACAGGTACACGAAGGAGAGTCGCGGCTTCGCCTTCGTGCGCTTCTTGGACAAGCGCGACGCCGAGGATGCCATGGACGCCATGGACGGAGCGCTGCTCGACGGACGCGAGCTCCGCGTGCAAATGGCCCGCTACGGACGGCCGCCCGATTCCATGTACAGCCGGAGAGGTGCTCCGCCGCGACGGTACGAAGG GCGTTCAGCGAGCCCTCGCCGCCGCAGGCGCAGTCGTTCCAGGAGCAGGAGCCGCTCCAGGAGCCGCCGTCGCTACAGCCGCTCCAGGTCCCGCTCCTACTCCCGTTCCAGGTCTCGGTCCAAGTCCAGGACTCCCAGGCGAAGCAAGTCCAAGACCCCCTCCAGGTCAAGGAGCCGGACCCCGGCGTCCAACCGCGCGTCCCGATCCAGGTCCAAGTCCAAGAGTCGACCCAAGTCTCCGGAGGACAACGGGACGGAGCCTTAG